Proteins from one Hydrogenivirga caldilitoris genomic window:
- a CDS encoding Ni/Fe hydrogenase subunit alpha, giving the protein MSLEKSWRVRLKEVRIDPLTRVEGLGRVILYTEGRTLKDVRLEIFEPPRFFEKLLVGKKPDQVIDTVARICGLCPVAYQLTAVEAFEGVFNVKVPSHIKRLRRALYCGEWISSHSAHIFFLHLPDFFGKESFLELAKEKKEVLDAGITLRKAGNSILELLGGRHIHPVNLRVGGFYRLPSEAKIHQTLSILENALPVAESLLDEFKKLEFPNFERERVSVSLGEADNYPITEGSIVSSEGLRLNKSEYEEYFEEYQLPHSTALYSRFKNGETYEVGALARVKNNFHKLPPDLRDKVKGHLPTNNPYKSLLARMVEVIYALRESKNILERLEEDEPFVEYDVKEGEGIGITEAPRGLLFHRYVINKRGEVEVAKIVPPTSQNQKAMEGDVFLGIKTLNGDHQVTAERLIRNFDPCISCASHFIEVFVE; this is encoded by the coding sequence ATGAGTTTAGAAAAGTCCTGGAGGGTAAGGTTGAAGGAAGTCAGGATTGACCCCCTTACGAGGGTTGAAGGGCTTGGAAGGGTGATTCTTTACACGGAAGGAAGAACACTAAAGGATGTCCGACTGGAGATATTTGAACCTCCAAGGTTCTTTGAGAAGCTGCTCGTGGGAAAAAAGCCCGACCAGGTTATAGATACTGTCGCCAGAATATGTGGGTTGTGTCCCGTAGCCTATCAGCTTACTGCAGTGGAAGCCTTTGAAGGGGTATTTAACGTTAAAGTCCCCTCACACATAAAAAGGTTAAGGAGAGCTCTTTACTGCGGTGAGTGGATATCAAGCCATTCAGCCCATATATTTTTTCTCCATCTTCCTGATTTTTTCGGTAAAGAGAGCTTCCTTGAACTTGCAAAGGAAAAGAAAGAAGTCCTTGATGCGGGAATTACACTGAGGAAAGCCGGCAATTCAATCCTTGAGCTTCTTGGCGGTAGGCACATACACCCGGTCAACCTAAGGGTCGGAGGGTTTTACAGGCTTCCTTCAGAAGCTAAGATACACCAGACCTTATCTATTTTGGAGAATGCACTACCCGTTGCGGAAAGCCTGCTGGATGAGTTTAAAAAACTTGAGTTCCCCAACTTTGAGAGAGAAAGGGTTTCGGTGTCCTTAGGTGAGGCGGATAACTACCCTATAACGGAAGGGAGTATTGTATCCTCAGAGGGTCTGAGGTTAAACAAGTCGGAGTACGAAGAATACTTTGAAGAATACCAGTTACCCCATTCAACGGCTCTTTATTCAAGGTTCAAAAACGGAGAAACCTATGAAGTAGGAGCTCTGGCAAGGGTAAAGAACAACTTCCATAAACTGCCTCCGGACCTGAGAGATAAGGTCAAAGGACACCTGCCAACAAATAACCCATACAAAAGCTTGCTTGCGAGGATGGTTGAGGTAATTTACGCCCTCCGGGAATCAAAGAACATACTGGAGAGGCTTGAAGAGGATGAGCCTTTTGTGGAATACGACGTAAAAGAGGGCGAGGGTATAGGTATAACGGAAGCCCCCAGGGGACTACTCTTTCACAGGTATGTGATAAACAAGAGAGGAGAGGTAGAGGTTGCAAAGATAGTTCCGCCAACTTCTCAAAATCAAAAAGCTATGGAGGGGGACGTATTCCTTGGTATAAAAACTCTTAACGGAGACCACCAGGTAACCGCAGAGAGACTAATACGGAACTTTGACCCATGTATATCCTGCGCTTCCCATTTTATAGAGGTTTTTGTGGAGTAA
- a CDS encoding oxidoreductase, whose amino-acid sequence MDKLRVGVFKFSSCDGCQAVFLDLPQLWDYLDFRYWLLGRSKRVLEPLDIAFVEGSVSTQEEAEFIREIREKTRVLVTIGACATSGGIQALRNFKNMREFTSLHPEGMFIRVLDKSTPVKEHVKVDYEIYGCPINPQILEGFIKAILYNKKPVIPDYPLCMEYKLRGNVCVMDAYSIPCLGPIVKAGCGALCPSVKRGCYGCFGPCKEPNVESLINWFKGIGLKEGDIISLFENENAYADEFRKVLEGKVEGSQD is encoded by the coding sequence ATGGATAAGTTGAGGGTAGGGGTATTCAAGTTCTCATCCTGTGATGGGTGCCAGGCTGTATTTCTGGACCTGCCCCAGCTGTGGGACTACCTTGATTTCAGATACTGGCTTCTGGGTCGCAGTAAGAGGGTTTTAGAACCTCTGGATATCGCCTTTGTTGAAGGCTCTGTCTCCACTCAGGAAGAAGCGGAGTTTATACGAGAGATTAGGGAAAAAACTAGAGTGTTAGTTACCATAGGAGCCTGTGCCACATCGGGCGGTATACAAGCACTCAGGAACTTCAAGAACATGAGAGAGTTCACATCCCTTCACCCTGAAGGTATGTTTATAAGAGTCCTTGACAAGTCAACCCCAGTCAAGGAGCATGTCAAGGTGGATTATGAAATATACGGGTGTCCTATAAACCCGCAAATACTTGAGGGTTTTATAAAAGCCATTCTATACAACAAAAAACCCGTAATCCCGGATTACCCTCTCTGTATGGAGTACAAGCTACGGGGAAACGTGTGCGTTATGGACGCTTACAGCATACCCTGCCTTGGTCCCATAGTGAAAGCTGGGTGTGGTGCGCTATGCCCCTCGGTTAAGAGGGGTTGTTACGGATGCTTTGGACCCTGTAAGGAACCCAACGTTGAGTCCCTTATAAACTGGTTTAAAGGTATAGGTTTGAAAGAGGGAGACATAATTTCTCTGTTTGAAAACGAAAACGCATACGCTGATGAGTTTAGAAAAGTCCTGGAGGGTAAGGTTGAAGGAAGTCAGGATTGA